In one window of Candidatus Binatia bacterium DNA:
- a CDS encoding cytochrome P460 family protein: MRSRTVVLTLLLSVAVVGVGALTLQAANEPKVPYPTGWRGWTHVKTMAITSDQHPLFAAFGGIHHIYVNSTGLKAAKSGGAYPDGSVLVFDLLEWTESGGAYTEGARKLIGVMHKDSKKYKDTGGWGFEGFKAGDPKERLVNDPVSQCYNCHAGQKDKDFVFSQYRE, translated from the coding sequence ATGAGATCGCGAACCGTTGTGCTCACGTTGCTATTGTCCGTGGCAGTCGTTGGCGTAGGCGCGCTGACGTTGCAGGCTGCCAACGAGCCGAAGGTCCCTTATCCTACGGGCTGGCGGGGCTGGACGCATGTGAAGACCATGGCCATTACATCAGACCAGCATCCGCTGTTTGCCGCTTTCGGCGGGATTCACCACATCTACGTGAATTCCACCGGGCTCAAAGCAGCCAAGTCGGGGGGTGCGTATCCCGATGGTTCCGTTCTCGTCTTCGATCTTCTCGAGTGGACGGAGAGTGGTGGCGCTTACACCGAGGGGGCACGCAAACTCATTGGCGTCATGCACAAGGACTCTAAAAAGTACAAAGATACCGGCGGCTGGGGCTTCGAGGGTTTCAAAGCCGGCGACCCGAAGGAACGACTCGTCAACGACCCGGTGAGTCAGTGCTACAATTGCCACGCCGGCCAAAAAGACAAGGACTTTGTCTTCTCACAGTACCGCGAATAG
- a CDS encoding helix-turn-helix transcriptional regulator translates to MPGPQEVLQDVLGCKWTIEVLRAVLRGERRPGQIQRAIPGLTTKVMNERLRKLVRYGILERKVFAEVPPRVEYWLTPRGRSLLPLLKQLDRITARWNDEIQAAQRRD, encoded by the coding sequence ATGCCCGGCCCTCAAGAAGTGTTGCAGGACGTGTTGGGCTGCAAGTGGACGATTGAGGTGCTTCGCGCCGTACTGCGAGGGGAACGGCGGCCGGGGCAGATTCAGCGAGCCATTCCGGGCCTTACGACGAAAGTGATGAACGAGCGCCTCCGGAAGTTGGTACGGTACGGCATTCTCGAGAGGAAGGTGTTCGCTGAAGTCCCGCCGCGGGTGGAGTATTGGCTTACCCCGCGCGGCCGTTCGTTGCTCCCCTTGCTCAAACAACTGGACCGCATCACTGCCCGCTGGAATGACGAAATTCAGGCGGCTCAGCGGCGCGACTGA